TAttcggactatccaaataaagtgtgacctttCAGTACACATCCAATCCACATAAGCAACTTTGCCCTTTGGCACTGGAAAGGAAGATAGGCAACTTTATTGAAAGGGCCTGTTGGAGATGCAATTCAATCCCTACCCCTGCAGGTAGAATAACTGCATGAAGGATCAACCCATCACCTGAGCTTCTATACGGCACATTTCTGGAACACATTACAGATGGACCCTCTGACACCTAGATCCCTACTCTAACCTGTGTAGCTCACTCTAgatgaggtcactctcttttagTCATAATCTCAGTAGGACAGTGAGGCTTATAAACGCTCATCTCTCATCTCGTCTGCAGCTGTATGTACTAGAGTTGAGTGCACTACTaatccagtgaagggaaacatTTAACTGGCTTCAGTGTCTGTTTCCATCCAGGCATGAAATCATGCATTAGTGCCTCCAATGACTGTGGAGACGGACCTGTACCTGCATGgcagagtaggggagggagacagggagtgaggagaagagggagagagaggaaggaaggacatAGCCAGGGGCTGAGGGCAGGAGATGGGCATAATTCAAGCTCAATCGAGGCTCAACATACCAGGCAAGAGGCATACACCTTGAATAAGACCTACTCTTTActcaggcagccagccagccccaGGGACAGAGCCAGGCTCCAACCTGGATGACCTGAACCCTACTCTCTCGTCAGTGTTGGGAAGGAGTAGGCCAAGTACAGGCCGACTAAAGCCTTTGTCACACCACTATATATAAGCTCTGATGCCATTATTACCAGGCACTCTATTATAGGATTCTCATAAGAAATGATATCTGACATTAAAGAATCTACTCGAGCTGTGAGCATGAGATGCTATCAGTATGCTACCTGGTCAGACAAGTATAGGTGAGTTGTCAGAATAGGGCGTAGGGAATGATTGTTATGCTGTGTCATTGCGTGTTGCACAAGGCTGCAATTTTACTGTGTCTGTTTCAAGTGGCAACTAGTGAATCGTGTGATACAAAACAAAAGGGCTGCAAATGCAATGTATCATAGGTGAAGGAGTTGAACAGAAGGGGTGTAAATGACTTGGAGATTAAACAGTTGTAGTCCTTTACTTTCTTTAAAGCATTAAGCTATGTTAACAAATTGAGGTTAGGTACGTATGGCTGACATAATCCCTATTCATTAGGGTTAAGTCCTGACTAGCACGTGGGAAAAAATTATCTAGGCTAAATATTGAGCTCATGGCATCCACCTCGACTTTACTAGTACATTCCTAGATGACGCACTTGCTGGATTCCCTCCAGGCGGGGTCAGATAgctttctctctcatacacaatACTTTACAGGAAGTTAGGTCAGTTAATAGGTCTGTGAATAACTACTGTACCAGTGACATCGGGGCCAACGTTCAAaaagcttctcagagtaggagtgtgcatctaggatcagttttgtctttcaaataataatgaataagattatatggacagggatgacctgatcctagatcagcactctaaCTCTCATATGCTTTATGTATACGGGCCCAGGGCCTCTATGTCAATGAAATCCttttcattatgatctaaaagacacagctgatcctagatcagcactcctaatcTGACATGCTTTATTCATGAATATGGGCCTGGGACACCAACCTGCTGTATGGTCCTGGAGTCCTTGGGAGCGCTCTCTCTAGCGGGAACCTTCCCAAACAGCTTCCAACCAGGAACATTCTGAGACGGACCCTTCGGCTCTCTCTGCTTCTTGGGAAATAAACTCCTGACCAGACAGAAAAGCCAGGACCATGAGTGGGCAATTTTTAATGATGACACACTTAATTTATTCCCCCTGTCAGCTAAACGGTTTTGATGAGTCGACGTACTGAGAAATCAGGGTTATTAAATGTCTTTCTGAATCACTTCCTAGATCGGACAAAAGTTATACTGATATGGTCAGTTTAGTTGCCACTGAAGGAGTGATATGCAGCCACTCTTGTTTAATCAATTGTATCAATTTCACCTGATCCTATGCGGGACCATAAACCTAGGGGTTAACACTTCACATGAAGGTTCACAAAGGAGTTATAAGTAGCTCATAAACtgttatttattatattatatcaatcaaatgtatttataaagcccttcttacatcagctgatgtcacaatatTGCTACCAATCATGGTCTAAGTATTTATTAGAGATGTATAAACTATCTATGAACTAATAATGAAGTGTTTCTAATTAATTAGCACCTACTGTAAAGTGTAACAACCTAGGGGATGTCCGTATGTGGGAACACCGTTACTACAGTATTCACTGCAGCTAGCTCCATTTCCACCAGGTCTCTGCCTGCTCTAAATGTTGAATGAGACAGAGGCCTAGTTCTAATCGCTGGCTTTGTTTGTTATGTCCTGGTGTGCCGTTACAATACCAATACACAGTTTTGCAAGGCGAGGAAGATTAATGGCAGTGACTGCTGTTTTTAAAGGGTTTAAATTGCATCAATAATATGGCTATACGGAGTATAAAAGGCAAACCTTGATGTAAAGCGAAGTAAGCACACGGTGACAAAGTTTGTACCTGTCGTTCCTTGCAGAAAATGCACTTGTCACCATGCAAATAATCTCAGCCAACAAATACAACAACTCATTTACCTGCCAAAATACTCAGCAATGCCGGGTCTTTTGGACTGTAAAGCCAGTTCTGAGGGGTCTGCCGAGACTACACTCAGGCCCTCTGGTATATCCCCTGGGGCAGACTGACGTCTGCTGGACTCAAAGGTGTTCCTGGAGCTCAGACTGACGTCCATGAATCGGCGGTCACTGTGGCCCTGGGTCCCCAGCTCCGCGAAGGTCTCCCCATCCTCATCCCCTGGACTGAGAATGGTGGAGTCATAGCTCACACTGTTGGGCACAGTCCTGGTCCTGAGCACCTGAGGATGGGGTCTGGAAGAAAGATCATCTCCTAGGTGACCAGATGCTGAAGGTTCCTCTCCCTGAATGGTGTCTGGTTTAGCACTGACCCTACAGGGGTCTTTCGTTGGTGCTGGGCTTGATGGTAAACCCTGAGAAGTGAGATTGGATGTAGCACCACCAGATAGATCTCCTGCTACGTTAGCTTGTGTCCTAGGCTGGGCCCCGGCTCCGTCAGGTTCCACTCTGATATTGCAGGATTCGTGATGTCCCTCCCTTGCACTCATTGCAATTGAGGAGGGTTTTTCACactgtgtgttagagagacatGTTGCAGCTCCATCCAAAATAATTGTTacaactgtctctgtgtgtaactTGGCGCTGCTGTGTCCTATAAATAATCCACCATTTGCCATTTTGGCCTCCTTGTCAGGGGTCATACTCCAGTTAATCGGTGGCCTAATAACAGCATCACTGCTGAGGGTGCTCTGAATAACACTGTCTGTGTTCCAATTCGAGAGCCCCTCTGGAACAGTCCGGGAGGCAGCTGTGCAGCTCAGTTCAAGCTGTCCATTGCAGGAGTGTGTCAATGACTCTACAGTCTCAGCTGCTGTCACAAAGTTCAATGGTGGATGACAGGCATCTACTTCTTCTGCAGAGGATTCCTTGTTCTTCTCTGCCAGTGAAATCCTCTGGAGAGCATTCCCGTCCATTTCCTCTCGATTCACTGCAGCGACTGCAGAGGAGTTCCCTGCCTTGGCGCCTACCATAGTTGACACAGTAAACCCGTTTGTAGCAGAGTCACAACCTGGCTCAGGAATAACACAATTGCTTACAGTGCCACCGGATGGACTGTCAGTAACTAAAACCGTGGAACGGCTAATATCCTCTCCTGCTTCACCCGACTCCCTGCTGTCACTGCAACCCGTTGCGTCCCTGCTGACATGTTTAGAGATACGAGCTGCCGCTTCGGCGGTACCGTGAGACAGCGGCTGGGTGACATATGTGCTGCTGGTCCCCTTTTCGTTCGCACCAACACAGAAAGCCGGTGGAGAAGAGACATTATATGCCTTTTCCATGTCATTCACAATCCTTACACCACTGCTCCATAACAAAAACGCTGTGGTGGCTGGTTCAGCTTTGCTTGCTCTTTCCCCGTTTTTCCTTGTCTAGCTATTATGCCTATCATGATCTCAGAGAGTATCCCTCCTTACAGAATGACGCATAATCAAAATACGGTTGCTATTCCGAGCGACGGCGGCAGGAAAAGGGGGAATATCAGTCGCCTGGTCGTGTATAATTTTTGTTATTAGAAAAACCGGCAGCCGCCCCCATTTGGGCGGTGAGCAGGAGCCATTTTGAGATTCCAATGACGTAGAAGGGGAGAGCAAATCACCAGCCACGCAGACGGAAAATATGGGATGAGGGGACATCTGCTGTCCATACGGAGCTATAACACGCCTGGTTTATCCGAGACTAGTTTTTTTAAAGCACAACGCGCAAGTATTCAGGCTTCGTTGGTTCAGCACAAGTATCCCGTCTTTTGTAACGGAACACACAACAATGGAGGTATGCTAAGACCTGGAAAGAGTTGATCACTCAATAGGCTACAGTTTAATTTGGTTCACTTCATATACACAGACCACCTGTAGAGCCCAGTttagtttcagcaccatggacagcgccaATGAAATAAACCACTTGGGCAGTGGGCACTGATTCGTCTTATTTACCTGTAGATGCTTAGAGGCATCTAAATAAGAGGCTATGCCTAGGGACATCAAACGTTCACCCTGCTGCACAGAGGACAGACCCTATAGTCCTGGGCCTTAGCATCAAAAACGTGACGTGGCGGATTCACACGTTAATTTACCGTGGCATGTGCTCATAGGACCTAGAATAAAAATAATGTATATTtcatctctgtgtttcataattttccaaGAGGCtgaatctcaccggagaaagcatcggAGTGAGCAAAACAGcgtccctctgtctctttatgtgtatgccatctatctgatgctatATGGCCAAAAAAGAGTATGGCATTGTTGCCGCCCCTagtattgaatgcaagggaagacAGCGAGCCTATGGCCtcccttgattaaaaaaaaaacataaaataattgCTAATCAGACTTGAGcgaaactgagtgagctcaactgtgaatggggCTGGAGCACCCCCAAAAAAGTGTAAAGGggagccagtttggatttggcttcactgcaatcacatcacatcaagagAAATAGGTAATTGACagaaaaaacttgaattgttgcatctacttgtgttgttgtcctccagtgggtagctagctagctaaaattagccatggatggagatagggatttggacttgtggtttaacTTAATTCTCcctactggccaatgattataatggcaattctgatccaaccataaactcatacattgtgcccctggcctgagaggatggaagttcagtATGTaactagatgtagaaggctaatgttaactagctaatgttgcccatgaaaggaagttaggctagcgagcaagcattttagccatgtagcctaggacaacaaaaaagtaaaaccgtgtactgtatgacagactcgtagatggtgaaagagaggaaggcattggcatttctctacaagtaaGGTGATTCAACATGTTATTTCTACTTGCACGCgccaacatacacatacacacacacacacacacacatatacatatacacacacacacacacacacacacacacacacacatatacatacacacacacacatataaatcagaaccatggcaggccacatcatatttagcctaCGTTGATTGGTCTAAATGGTTTCTGATATCTCTAAGTTGTCaatgtattagactaagcagaagtgatttgatgatgttgaagtattgaagttgaaatggtactagaatagtggaggcagctcctgttttctttgtgacatGCGGTcactctccgtggttctaaatcaatagttgttaagTAGTCCAAAAATGTTGGAAACAATAACTTTCTTGACCAtggctgtaggtcatgtaactgtttgttacatgcaatatgctttgtagACTTCAcgggacagatgttgctctccagttttgtgatgaaacaaaggagtggttgaatttattctgccactgtgtcttcttattatctcggccttaggcctacatatcacagtggcaaggcatAAGCACTAGCAGGTTATAGAGCGAACaaagcaattatcacaacacaggttgtaatatggctttttgtCTGGCTTGGCTTccacagtgattttacccacgcgcTGCTACTGGTGCCAAATTTGGTAGAGATGCTCTTTgggatttacagtgccttcagaaagtattcatatcccttgacttattccacattttgttgtgttagagcctgaattaaaaatgtattaaatatactgtttttctcactcatctacacacaataccccataatgacaaagtgaaaacatgtttttagacatttttgaaaatgttttgaaaatgaaatatctcattacataagtattcacacccctgagtcaatacatgttagaatcacctttagcatgaattacagctgtgagtctttctgggtaaatctctaagagctttgcacacctgaattgtacaatatttgcacataattctttaagctctgtcaagttggttgttgagcATCGCTAGTGTGCTAACTTTACAAGGAATATCCACAAGCGTTTCAATGTTCATTTACTTTACATACAAACGGTGTACAGCCATATACAAACGGGAGAAAACAGGAGAGTGATATGCCCAACTCAACATGCGGTAGTGTCATGTTAATAATGCAACGACTCTGGAGGGTAAAGGTCACGGTCAACACCAATGTCCCTAATAACAATGCTCCCATGAATAGTAACAATACTATATTGCAGTTAAGTACACCACATATTCAGTAGGAATGATTTGTAGAGTAACCACAATATTATCGCTAGACAGCGATAagttaagtcaaaactgtaactaggccactcaggaagattcaatgttgtcttggtaagcaactccagtgtatatttggccttgtgtttcaggATATTAACCTGCTTAAAGgagaatttgtctcccagtgcatgttagaaagcagactgaaccaggttttcctctaggattttgcctgtgcttagttctaATTACGTTTCTATTTATCaacaaaaaaaactccctagacttTGACGATGActaacatacccataacatgatgcagccacctgatgcttggaaatatgaagagtggtactcagtgatgtgctgtgttggatttgcttcaaacataacactttgtattcaagacatAAAGTTCCTTTGTTTGCCCCATTTTTTGCAGCTTTTCTTTAGtgacttattgcaaacaggatgcatgttttggaatatttttattctgtacaggcttccttcttttcatttaggttagtattgtggagtaactgcttTTGGATTTCCACACGTTGGCAGCTGACCAACATGCGGAGGTAACTATGCGATGGATTTCCACACGttggcagctgagagtgcctggaacccggaatcGCTGTTCGACACATTCCTGCACGGAGTATGGGAggaggttcaaatcaaatcaaatcaaattttatttgtca
This region of Oncorhynchus tshawytscha isolate Ot180627B linkage group LG25, Otsh_v2.0, whole genome shotgun sequence genomic DNA includes:
- the LOC112224258 gene encoding TBC1 domain family member 12 isoform X1, with the translated sequence MEKAYNVSSPPAFCVGANEKGTSSTYVTQPLSHGTAEAAARISKHVSRDATGCSDSRESGEAGEDISRSTVLVTDSPSGGTVSNCVIPEPGCDSATNGFTVSTMVGAKAGNSSAVAAVNREEMDGNALQRISLAEKNKESSAEEVDACHPPLNFVTAAETVESLTHSCNGQLELSCTAASRTVPEGLSNWNTDSVIQSTLSSDAVIRPPINWSMTPDKEAKMANGGLFIGHSSAKLHTETVVTIILDGAATCLSNTQCEKPSSIAMSAREGHHESCNIRVEPDGAGAQPRTQANVAGDLSGGATSNLTSQGLPSSPAPTKDPCRVSAKPDTIQGEEPSASGHLGDDLSSRPHPQVLRTRTVPNSVSYDSTILSPGDEDGETFAELGTQGHSDRRFMDVSLSSRNTFESSRRQSAPGDIPEGLSVVSADPSELALQSKRPGIAEYFGRSLFPKKQREPKGPSQNVPGWKLFGKVPARESAPKDSRTIQQESTPDGLTSVSTPNLLSAGEFEARVGKAGPGGTSAGTSPTQPQQGRRKNLEFEPLSTTALILEDRPANLPAKSVEEAQRHRQEYDEMVAEAKKRELKEAQRKRKEMKERFKQEESIANAMVVWNNDILPNWENTRNTRRVRELWWQGLPPNVRGKVWSLAIGNELNITPELYEIFLSRAKERWRSFSETGSETEADDGASLADRESSLDLIKLDISRTFPPLFIFQKGGPYHDLLHSVLGAYTCYRPDVGYVQGMSFIAAVLILNLEEADAFIAFANLLNKPCQLAFFRVDHDLMLKYFAAFEVFFEENLPRLFNHFQSSNLTPDLYLIDWIFTLYSKSLPLDVACRVWDVFCRDGEEFLFRTGLGILRLYEDVLLQLDFIRSAQFLTRLPEDIGSDRLFACIAAAPMLNGNRKWSQVFHALIKDNKDMDRNCNPAQKSL
- the LOC112224258 gene encoding TBC1 domain family member 12 isoform X2, producing MEKAYNVSSPPAFCVGANEKGTSSTYVTQPLSHGTAEAAARISKHVSRDATGCSDSRESGEAGEDISRSTVLVTDSPSGGTVSNCVIPEPGCDSATNGFTVSTMVGAKAGNSSAVAAVNREEMDGNALQRISLAEKNKESSAEEVDACHPPLNFVTAAETVESLTHSCNGQLELSCTAASRTVPEGLSNWNTDSVIQSTLSSDAVIRPPINWSMTPDKEAKMANGGLFIGHSSAKLHTETVVTIILDGAATCLSNTQCEKPSSIAMSAREGHHESCNIRVEPDGAGAQPRTQANVAGDLSGGATSNLTSQGLPSSPAPTKDPCRVSAKPDTIQGEEPSASGHLGDDLSSRPHPQVLRTRTVPNSVSYDSTILSPGDEDGETFAELGTQGHSDRRFMDVSLSSRNTFESSRRQSAPGDIPEGLSVVSADPSELALQSKRPGIAEYFGRSLFPKKQREPKGPSQNVPGWKLFGKVPARESAPKDSRTIQQEFEARVGKAGPGGTSAGTSPTQPQQGRRKNLEFEPLSTTALILEDRPANLPAKSVEEAQRHRQEYDEMVAEAKKRELKEAQRKRKEMKERFKQEESIANAMVVWNNDILPNWENTRNTRRVRELWWQGLPPNVRGKVWSLAIGNELNITPELYEIFLSRAKERWRSFSETGSETEADDGASLADRESSLDLIKLDISRTFPPLFIFQKGGPYHDLLHSVLGAYTCYRPDVGYVQGMSFIAAVLILNLEEADAFIAFANLLNKPCQLAFFRVDHDLMLKYFAAFEVFFEENLPRLFNHFQSSNLTPDLYLIDWIFTLYSKSLPLDVACRVWDVFCRDGEEFLFRTGLGILRLYEDVLLQLDFIRSAQFLTRLPEDIGSDRLFACIAAAPMLNGNRKWSQVFHALIKDNKDMDRNCNPAQKSL